The Impatiens glandulifera chromosome 8, dImpGla2.1, whole genome shotgun sequence genome includes a window with the following:
- the LOC124912664 gene encoding probable BOI-related E3 ubiquitin-protein ligase 3: MAVDAPPPVGFLNPQFLAGTGTGTGIKRSRDLLTDDSSEQISLMIKQQQIEIDSIIVQHARRLRIEIEGRRIQQTRMLISAVREGICRKMHDKEEEIKRIGRNTLFLEDKLKILCFENQSLRDLALTNEAAAISLRRSLAESRRLWRVFPASG; the protein is encoded by the exons ATGGCGGTAGATGCTCCTCCTCCAGTTGGCTTCTTAAATCCACAGTTCCTCGCCGGCACCGGCACCGGCACCGGCAT AAAACGTTCAAGAGATCTACTTACAGATGATTCATCAGAACAAATCTCTTTAATGATTAAACAACAGCAGATCGAGATTGACAGCATAATCGTCCAACAT GCAAGAAGGTTGAGAATCGAAATCGAAGGCCGTAGAATTCAACAAACAAGGATGTTAATATCTGCAGTTCGTGAAGGAATTTGTAGAAAAATGCACGATAAAGAAGAGGAAATCAAGAGAATCGGAAGAAACACTTTGTTCCTTGAAGATAAACTGAAGATTCTATGCTTCGAGAATCAATCGTTGAGAGATTTAGCGCTTACGAACGAAGCTGCGGCCATTTCTCTGCGTAGAAGCTTGGCGGAGAGTCGGAGACTCTGGCGAGTATTTCCGGCGAGCGGTTGA
- the LOC124912707 gene encoding BOI-related E3 ubiquitin-protein ligase 1-like, with protein MTIDGHLPGLFNSQLAGSSRLGNGDQGCEELFGSQHFSGIPVVEAMMSQAMSMPMGVQNNMPMGVQNNMPMGVQNNLTDQFNRKRTRGLSFDQSGNYCFADLPPTVGDKISLLIRQQQMETDSLINEHVKKLKMDLLGRHAQQTKQLLASLSEGYLGKMKEQSDEIWRKGRDIWFLEQKIQKLTEDNKSLMNSAMTSEANANSIQGKLDQLLDYYNSNERMLAVVNAEEVESQCDSNYHIVELAGETEGGNGCGHDGFVPEKYKCKACGEMEASVLLLPCKHLCLCSSCGNNMRRTCPACETNIDATIRVNVVGRN; from the exons atgaCTATTGATGGTCATCTCCCGGGGCTCTTCAATTCGCAACTCGCAGGCAGCAG CCGGCTTGGAAATGGCGACCAAGGATGTGAGGAACTATTTGGATCTCAACATTTTTCTGGAATCCCGGTTGTTGAAGCTATGATGTCTCAGGCTATGTCGATGCCGATGGGAGTCCAAAACAACATGCCGATGGGAGTCCAGAACAACATGCCGATGGGAGTCCAGAACAACCTAACCGACCAGTTTAATAGAAAACGTACCAGGGGTCTTTCTTTTGATCAATCGGGTAATTATTGTTTTGCGGATTTACCTCCAACTGTCGGAGATAAAATCTCGTTGTTGATTCGACAACAACAAATGGAAACCGACTCCTTAATTAATGAACAT GTGAAGAAATTGAAAATGGACCTCTTGGGGCGTCATGCTCAGCAGACAAAGCAACTGTTAGCTTCGCTTAGTGAAGGATATTTGgggaaaatgaaagaacaaagcgACGAGATCTGGAGAAAAGGAAGGGACATATGGTTCCTTgaacaaaaaatacaaaaattaacgGAGGATAACAAATCGTTGATGAATTCAGCGATGACTAGCGAAGCGAATGCCAATTCTATACAAGGGAAATTGGATCAACTTCTAGATTATTATAATTCGAATGAGCGTATGTTGGCTGTAGTTAATGCTGAGGAGGTGGAATCCCAATGTGATAGCAATTATCATATTGTAGAGTTAGCCGGTGAGACCGAGGGTGGTAACGGTTGCGGTCATGACGGTTTTGTGCCGGAGAAATACAAATGTAAGGCATGCGGTGAGATGGAGGCGTCTGTGTTGCTGCTACCGTGTAAGCATCTTTGTCTATGCTCATCTTGTGGTAACAATATGCGTCGCACTTGTCCTGCGTGTGAAACTAACATTGACGCAACAATCCGTGTCAATGTGGTTGGaagaaattga